Proteins encoded in a region of the Pseudothermotoga elfii DSM 9442 = NBRC 107921 genome:
- a CDS encoding M55 family metallopeptidase: MKIFISADMEGISGVVNLSHVEPGHREYERFRKLMTKEINTVVEAAIESGATEIVVNDSHNNMDNILIEELHPGAILISGSPKPFSMMQGIDETFDGVFLIGYHAKAGTEAIMDHTYTGKVFYTKVNGKTLSESGLNGRFAGCFNVPVVLITGDQNTIKCAKEELNDFVGVVVKEACGRYSAKIYPFEVSKERIKKGVKEALENIKKFKPTVEKEPVELEICFIKSIFAEMSLLIPGVERKDARTVIYRASTYMQAYKVFRACITLASSVE, translated from the coding sequence ATGAAGATATTTATATCAGCTGATATGGAAGGCATATCTGGTGTTGTTAATTTATCACATGTTGAACCCGGTCACAGAGAATACGAAAGATTCAGAAAACTTATGACAAAGGAAATCAACACCGTTGTGGAAGCTGCAATTGAATCTGGTGCCACAGAAATTGTTGTAAATGATTCACACAACAATATGGACAATATACTGATTGAAGAACTTCACCCCGGGGCCATTTTGATTAGCGGGAGTCCAAAGCCTTTTAGCATGATGCAGGGTATTGACGAAACATTCGATGGGGTTTTTCTTATAGGCTACCATGCGAAAGCCGGCACCGAAGCTATAATGGATCATACCTACACAGGCAAGGTTTTTTACACAAAAGTGAACGGAAAAACATTGAGTGAATCTGGTCTAAACGGAAGATTCGCCGGATGCTTTAATGTGCCCGTTGTTCTCATCACTGGCGATCAAAACACAATAAAATGTGCAAAAGAAGAATTAAATGATTTTGTTGGCGTAGTTGTGAAAGAAGCATGTGGCAGATATTCAGCAAAAATTTACCCCTTCGAAGTGAGTAAAGAACGAATAAAAAAAGGCGTGAAAGAAGCACTTGAAAATATAAAGAAATTCAAACCAACTGTAGAGAAAGAACCGGTTGAATTAGAAATTTGCTTTATAAAATCAATTTTTGCCGAGATGTCCCTGCTTATACCTGGAGTTGAGAGAAAAGATGCAAGGACTGTAATATACAGAGCTTCGACATATATGCAGGCTTATAAGGTCTTCAGGGCCTGTATAACATTGGCTTCGTCGGTTGAATAA